Proteins encoded by one window of Gemmatimonadota bacterium:
- a CDS encoding serine/threonine protein kinase, with protein MALPADRWGELSTLFAELIDLPAAERATRLAALAHDAPLHAELSSLLASADDVGERFEQAASMPSASAPAMVPTMGRRVGQYELLREIGQGGMGTVYEAHRADDQYRKRVAIKMVSLLGDRTQALARFQRERQLLARLEHRNIAALLDGGVTPEGEPYFIMEYVEGQPIDQWSTAHHLGLRDRLALFRQVCAAVQYAHEHLVIHRDLKPGNILVAEDGTVKLLDFGIAKLADPTVLGGDDLTHTGVTPMTVAYASPEQLLGGEVTTASDIYSLGVVLYELVTGVRPFAPTARGALVERGVPTAPSRAVTAESAVSEQDTAARLRRSLAGDVDSIVLMALRPEAERRYRTAQQLGDDLQRYLGGLPVLAQPDTIGYRLGKFARRNRMAVAAAALAVVALVGGTVVSLRQAQVARAERDRAVFEQQRTAQVTQFFRDVLSAAKPQESGKGTTVVEAIDLVIPRIDSSFGSAPDLRAAIKNTLASTLIDMGLYDRARPLMLDAVRLQDSLGEQVSLRERADGLYNLAGLETEIGSPERAESLYRRSLVMYGKVPGIDSVEIYRGMNNLANAISEQGRVADAAAVYAQVADRIAALRPDVSSAVALTNYATALATLGRYVEAEPRLRSAAAIFAKTRGPDDVRVGNALQPLAGALLFQGKYAEADSVARRAIAIYTATLGADNPGTLAAVRMRINILADAGRCAEAIAPAEGIVALRGKGLSERDASLNTALLFLGWCQAELGDPARGERTAREGLRLRRAAFPPNHWAIAQGREHGR; from the coding sequence GTGGCGCTGCCGGCAGATCGCTGGGGCGAGCTCTCCACGCTCTTCGCCGAATTGATCGACCTCCCTGCCGCCGAGCGCGCCACGCGCCTGGCGGCACTGGCGCACGACGCTCCCCTCCATGCTGAGCTCTCCTCCCTGCTCGCATCCGCCGACGACGTCGGCGAACGATTCGAGCAGGCGGCGTCGATGCCTTCAGCGAGTGCACCAGCGATGGTGCCAACCATGGGCCGTCGGGTCGGGCAGTACGAGTTGCTCCGGGAGATCGGTCAGGGCGGGATGGGGACGGTGTACGAGGCACATCGCGCCGACGATCAATACCGCAAGCGCGTCGCGATCAAGATGGTTTCGCTCCTGGGCGACCGGACGCAGGCACTCGCCCGCTTCCAGCGCGAGCGGCAACTCCTTGCGCGGCTCGAGCACCGGAACATCGCGGCGCTCCTTGATGGCGGCGTCACGCCCGAAGGCGAGCCGTACTTCATCATGGAGTATGTCGAGGGGCAGCCGATCGACCAGTGGTCCACCGCCCATCACCTCGGCCTCCGTGACCGACTCGCGCTCTTCCGCCAGGTCTGCGCGGCGGTGCAGTACGCGCACGAACACCTCGTGATCCACCGCGACCTCAAGCCGGGCAACATCCTCGTCGCGGAGGATGGCACCGTCAAGCTGCTCGACTTCGGCATTGCCAAGCTGGCCGATCCGACGGTGCTGGGTGGCGATGACCTGACCCATACCGGCGTGACGCCGATGACAGTGGCGTACGCCTCGCCCGAACAGCTGCTCGGCGGCGAGGTCACCACGGCCAGCGACATCTACTCGCTCGGCGTGGTGCTCTACGAACTGGTGACCGGCGTGCGTCCCTTCGCACCCACTGCGCGTGGTGCCCTGGTCGAGCGCGGCGTGCCGACGGCGCCGAGCCGCGCGGTCACGGCCGAGTCGGCGGTCAGCGAGCAGGACACGGCCGCCCGGCTGCGCCGTTCGCTCGCCGGCGACGTCGACTCGATCGTGCTGATGGCGCTGCGCCCCGAGGCAGAGCGCCGGTACCGGACCGCGCAGCAGCTGGGCGATGACCTGCAGCGCTATCTCGGCGGCCTGCCGGTGCTCGCACAGCCGGACACCATCGGCTACCGGCTGGGGAAGTTTGCTCGGCGCAACCGGATGGCGGTGGCTGCAGCGGCGCTCGCCGTGGTGGCGCTGGTCGGCGGCACCGTCGTCTCGCTGCGGCAGGCGCAGGTGGCACGCGCCGAGCGGGACCGCGCCGTCTTCGAGCAGCAGCGCACCGCGCAGGTGACGCAGTTCTTCCGCGACGTGCTCTCGGCTGCGAAGCCGCAGGAGTCGGGCAAGGGGACGACGGTGGTCGAGGCGATCGATCTGGTGATCCCGCGGATCGACTCGTCGTTCGGTAGTGCCCCCGACCTGCGCGCGGCGATCAAGAACACGCTGGCGTCGACGCTGATCGACATGGGGCTGTACGACCGCGCGCGGCCGCTGATGCTCGATGCGGTGCGGCTGCAGGATTCGCTCGGCGAGCAAGTGTCGCTGCGCGAGCGGGCCGACGGCCTCTACAACCTGGCAGGGCTGGAGACGGAGATCGGGTCGCCGGAGCGGGCGGAGTCGCTCTACCGGCGATCGCTGGTGATGTACGGCAAGGTGCCCGGGATCGACTCGGTCGAGATCTACCGGGGGATGAACAACCTCGCGAATGCCATCTCCGAGCAGGGGCGGGTCGCCGACGCCGCCGCGGTCTACGCGCAGGTTGCCGACCGTATCGCCGCGCTGCGCCCCGATGTGAGCTCGGCCGTGGCGCTCACCAACTACGCCACCGCGCTCGCCACGCTGGGGCGGTATGTGGAGGCGGAGCCCCGGCTCCGTTCGGCGGCGGCAATCTTCGCGAAGACGCGTGGACCGGATGATGTGCGCGTCGGCAATGCGTTGCAGCCGTTGGCGGGGGCGCTGCTCTTCCAGGGGAAGTACGCCGAGGCCGATAGCGTGGCGCGGCGAGCGATCGCGATCTACACCGCCACGCTTGGTGCAGACAATCCGGGGACGCTGGCGGCGGTGCGGATGCGGATCAACATCCTGGCCGATGCGGGGCGGTGCGCCGAAGCGATCGCGCCGGCCGAGGGGATCGTGGCGCTGCGCGGGAAGGGGCTGAGCGAGCGCGACGCGTCACTCAACACGGCACTGCTCTTCCTCGGATGGTGCCAGGCCGAACTCGGCGATCCGGCACGCGGGGAGCGGACCGCACGCGAGGGATTGCGGCTGCGGCGCGCGGCGTTCCCGCCGAATCACTGGGCCATCGCCCAAGGGCGAGAGCATGGTCGGTGA
- the hpt gene encoding hypoxanthine phosphoribosyltransferase: MQRRAGGHALRVVFDEATIADRVRELGHEITAAYPEGELLVLGLLKGSFIFLSDLVRQIDRPLHLDFLVASSYGTGTVSSGTVRLLYDPETPLEGKHIVIVEDIIDSGRTMLKLLGLLQARNPASVAVCSLLDKKLLPTPIPELRWVGFTAPPAFLVGYGLDHAEDFRHLPFIGDLTDG; encoded by the coding sequence ATGCAGCGCCGCGCAGGCGGTCACGCTCTCCGCGTCGTCTTCGACGAGGCGACGATCGCCGACCGGGTGCGCGAACTGGGGCACGAGATCACGGCCGCCTATCCCGAGGGCGAGTTGCTGGTCCTCGGCCTGCTCAAGGGAAGCTTCATCTTCCTGAGCGACCTGGTCCGGCAGATCGACCGCCCGCTGCATCTCGACTTCCTGGTGGCGTCGTCCTATGGCACGGGGACGGTCTCGAGTGGCACCGTGCGCCTGCTCTACGATCCGGAAACGCCGCTCGAAGGAAAGCACATCGTCATTGTCGAGGACATCATCGACAGCGGCCGCACGATGCTGAAGCTGCTCGGCCTGTTGCAGGCACGGAATCCGGCCTCCGTCGCGGTCTGTTCGTTGCTGGACAAGAAGCTGCTCCCGACCCCGATCCCCGAGTTGCGGTGGGTCGGATTCACGGCACCCCCGGCGTTCCTCGTGGGCTACGGCCTCGACCATGCCGAAGATTTTCGCCACCTCCCGTTCATCGGTGACCTGACTGATGGCTGA
- the tilS gene encoding tRNA lysidine(34) synthetase TilS: MSLVAEVADRLTALTADGESCLVAVSGGPDSIALLDLLHRGATLHRRTLAVGHVDHGIAKESTTVAESVARAASARGLRCFTTTLHLDAGTTETKARLARRAALRELAAEAGAPVIVLAHHADDQAETVLLRLLRGSGPAGLAGMAARNGPWVRPLLELPRERLAAHLAAEGIEAWQDPANRDVRHLRSWLRGEVLPAVAARLPDVRERLLTAAWQARDARTGWDQLLDQLPELALTAEPAGFSVAAPLLRGYRSALRHAVVAALGRRCGVPLGARRLAAVDRLLSGRDARIRLAAGLEAELAFGRLAFRLPAGPAPEWVTLGQGAGITFGPLTLRAALAPAPVLVREGWSTAMDPGQYTVRAWHSGDRIRPLGGRGHRQVSVLLREARIAPGRRSHWPVVVDADATIVWVPGICRSDARIPTEGTEALCAHAAFA; encoded by the coding sequence ATGAGCCTCGTGGCGGAAGTCGCCGACCGCCTCACGGCGTTGACCGCGGATGGGGAGAGCTGCCTCGTCGCCGTCTCGGGCGGTCCGGACTCGATCGCGCTTCTCGACCTGTTGCATCGCGGCGCGACACTGCACCGGCGCACCTTGGCGGTTGGCCACGTCGATCATGGCATCGCGAAGGAGAGCACCACAGTGGCCGAGTCGGTCGCACGGGCGGCCAGCGCTCGCGGTCTTCGCTGCTTCACCACGACGCTGCACCTCGACGCCGGAACGACCGAGACGAAGGCGCGGCTGGCCAGGCGGGCGGCGCTTCGCGAGCTGGCCGCCGAGGCCGGAGCTCCCGTGATTGTGTTGGCGCACCACGCCGACGACCAGGCGGAGACCGTGCTCCTTCGACTCCTTCGGGGGAGTGGTCCGGCCGGACTGGCGGGGATGGCCGCTCGGAATGGGCCATGGGTCAGGCCGCTGCTCGAACTCCCCCGAGAGCGCCTGGCGGCGCATCTGGCGGCGGAAGGGATCGAGGCGTGGCAGGACCCCGCCAACCGCGACGTCCGCCATCTCCGCTCCTGGCTTCGGGGAGAGGTCCTCCCGGCGGTTGCCGCACGCCTTCCGGATGTCCGTGAGCGGCTACTCACCGCAGCTTGGCAGGCGCGCGACGCCCGAACGGGGTGGGACCAGCTGCTGGACCAGCTGCCGGAGTTGGCGTTGACCGCCGAGCCGGCGGGCTTTTCCGTTGCCGCCCCCCTCCTCCGGGGGTATCGTTCGGCGTTGCGACATGCGGTGGTGGCAGCCCTCGGCCGACGGTGCGGGGTGCCCCTCGGGGCCCGGCGCTTGGCGGCCGTGGATCGGCTGTTGTCGGGCCGCGACGCGCGGATTCGATTGGCGGCTGGCCTCGAGGCGGAACTCGCCTTCGGACGGCTGGCATTTCGTCTCCCGGCGGGCCCCGCACCGGAATGGGTAACTCTGGGGCAGGGGGCGGGTATCACCTTCGGACCGCTCACGCTCCGCGCCGCGCTGGCACCGGCACCCGTGCTGGTTCGGGAGGGGTGGTCGACCGCGATGGACCCCGGACAGTACACGGTTCGGGCGTGGCACTCGGGGGACCGGATTCGTCCCCTTGGGGGTCGAGGCCATCGCCAGGTCTCGGTGCTGCTCCGCGAGGCCCGGATCGCTCCCGGTCGTCGCAGTCATTGGCCGGTCGTCGTCGATGCGGACGCGACCATTGTCTGGGTGCCGGGCATCTGCCGATCGGATGCCCGCATCCCCACGGAAGGAACCGAGGCGCTCTGTGCCCACGCAGCTTTCGCCTGA
- a CDS encoding cation transporter, whose translation MLAIFKGLAGILGNSYALIADAVESVADIAGGLVVWGGLSVAARDADHDHPYGHGKAEPLATAAVGLMLLGAALGIMLEAVREMLIPHRPPAPFTLAVLVGVVIVKETLFRRVLRAAAVDNSGTVHADAWHHRSDAITSGAAFVGISAALVGGKGWEWCDEAAAIVAAFVILANGVRIIRPAIHELMDGAPEEKFLAAVSQAAMETPGVRHIEKLRARRVGTQFDVDLHVQGDPALTLHEAHILSGIVKGRIRSSVPAVCHVLVHMEPYEPQ comes from the coding sequence ATGCTGGCGATCTTCAAGGGACTCGCCGGCATCCTGGGCAATTCCTACGCGCTGATCGCCGATGCCGTCGAGTCGGTCGCCGACATCGCCGGCGGGCTGGTGGTGTGGGGCGGCCTCTCGGTCGCCGCACGGGACGCCGACCACGACCACCCGTACGGCCACGGCAAGGCGGAGCCGCTCGCGACCGCCGCCGTCGGCCTGATGCTGCTCGGCGCCGCGCTCGGCATCATGCTCGAGGCAGTGCGCGAGATGCTGATTCCCCATCGCCCGCCCGCCCCCTTCACGCTCGCGGTGCTGGTCGGTGTCGTCATCGTGAAGGAGACGCTCTTCCGCCGGGTGCTTCGCGCCGCTGCGGTCGACAACAGTGGGACGGTACATGCCGACGCGTGGCACCATCGCAGCGACGCGATCACCTCTGGAGCAGCGTTCGTCGGCATCTCCGCCGCACTGGTCGGCGGCAAGGGGTGGGAGTGGTGCGACGAGGCCGCCGCGATCGTGGCCGCGTTCGTCATTCTGGCGAATGGCGTCCGAATCATTCGCCCCGCCATTCACGAGCTGATGGACGGCGCGCCAGAGGAGAAGTTCCTCGCGGCCGTCTCGCAGGCGGCGATGGAGACGCCAGGGGTGCGCCACATCGAGAAGCTCCGCGCCCGACGCGTCGGCACGCAGTTCGACGTCGATCTCCACGTGCAGGGCGATCCCGCGCTCACGCTGCACGAGGCGCACATCCTCAGCGGGATCGTGAAGGGTCGCATCCGGAGTTCGGTGCCGGCGGTGTGTCATGTGCTGGTCCACATGGAGCCGTACGAACCGCAATGA
- a CDS encoding DUF2723 domain-containing protein has product MNRPPYRWAAAASLVVLLGYLVTLAPSVTFWDDGEFIAAAKTLGVPHPPGTPLFVMVAHVWAMLLPVGEYAWRLNLLSAICSSIAAGCWFLVAYTSVARGEAARSETSLLASRFSPLALGAGWSAALVTAFSFTMWQNSVETEVYAVAMMIIALAAWTVTRWREARTSGHGARLLLVLLYLGGLSIGNHLLGLLVGPALVAALMSASWLGPLADPTARRAEQARIAVVGTVWLLLIALGLGSTTLTLGTAALVAVAGVWAIGRKQLGFVAMALLIVAIGVTPYLFIYFRAKQGPWINEADASTWDALLAVIRRAQYPVRTPLDDPTAYHGPENTGRTLTMLGYQLANYAQYFDWQWARSLGDIAFAPFRLLMTLVFASLGMRGAVAQRREDRTGFHMMLILFLVTGLGLLLYMNFKPGPSIGWEQWPGLDAHEVRDRDYFFVASFVAWAFWAALGIADLVRATALRLPVARRSMAVAVFGLALLPAVLNARMATRKQTPEATLARDFSHALLQSVPPGGILFTWGDNDTFPLWYAQAVEGVRRDVTIVCLALAETEWYQRQLRNWKAGPLDRANLAAVWQSAPVPDLNGPIHTISDSAINAFSPFLVDKSQAIQLRNGLSVELTKGDAIYAKDMLLLQVLITNAGVRPIAWSVTTANKLYGLGPQLVQQGLAIVMPTVPVTGAVGGDAVGPGKTPIDLATTTRLINETWKYGKLLDGGTDRLDANIRAMSGTWAIPFVQAAVASVMVGDTAAAIPFLETSLKMADQPGVAGFLAQLKGRGGAGVVPGK; this is encoded by the coding sequence GTGAACCGCCCACCGTATCGCTGGGCCGCGGCCGCATCGCTGGTCGTGCTGCTCGGCTACCTGGTTACGCTGGCGCCGTCGGTCACCTTCTGGGATGACGGCGAATTCATTGCCGCCGCGAAGACGTTGGGCGTTCCGCATCCGCCAGGCACCCCGCTCTTCGTGATGGTGGCCCACGTCTGGGCGATGCTCTTGCCGGTTGGCGAGTACGCCTGGCGCCTGAACCTGCTCTCCGCCATCTGCAGCTCGATCGCCGCCGGCTGCTGGTTCCTCGTCGCCTACACGTCCGTGGCCCGGGGCGAAGCAGCTCGCTCTGAGACCTCGCTTCTCGCTTCTCGCTTCTCGCCTCTCGCTTTGGGTGCCGGCTGGTCCGCGGCCCTGGTCACCGCCTTCTCCTTCACGATGTGGCAGAACTCCGTCGAAACCGAGGTCTATGCCGTCGCGATGATGATCATCGCGCTCGCCGCATGGACGGTGACGCGGTGGCGCGAGGCGCGCACCAGTGGCCACGGTGCACGGTTGCTGTTGGTCCTGCTCTATCTCGGCGGCCTCTCCATCGGCAACCACCTCCTCGGCCTGCTGGTCGGGCCGGCCTTGGTGGCGGCGTTGATGAGTGCGTCGTGGCTGGGCCCGCTGGCCGACCCGACCGCGCGGCGAGCGGAGCAGGCTCGCATCGCGGTGGTTGGCACGGTCTGGCTGCTCTTGATTGCGCTCGGCCTCGGCAGCACCACGCTCACGCTCGGCACCGCGGCACTGGTGGCGGTCGCTGGCGTCTGGGCGATCGGCCGGAAGCAACTCGGCTTCGTGGCGATGGCGCTGCTGATCGTGGCGATCGGCGTGACGCCCTATCTCTTCATCTACTTCCGCGCCAAGCAGGGTCCGTGGATCAACGAGGCCGATGCCTCGACCTGGGATGCGCTCCTCGCCGTGATCCGGCGGGCGCAGTACCCCGTGCGGACACCGCTCGACGATCCGACCGCCTACCATGGCCCCGAAAACACCGGACGCACGCTGACGATGCTGGGCTACCAGCTCGCCAACTACGCCCAGTACTTCGACTGGCAGTGGGCGCGTTCCCTCGGGGACATCGCCTTCGCCCCGTTCCGCCTGCTGATGACGCTCGTCTTTGCGTCGCTTGGAATGCGCGGTGCCGTGGCGCAGCGTCGGGAAGACCGGACCGGTTTCCACATGATGCTGATCCTCTTCCTGGTGACGGGATTGGGACTGCTGCTGTACATGAATTTCAAGCCGGGGCCGAGCATCGGGTGGGAGCAGTGGCCCGGGCTCGATGCGCACGAGGTGCGCGACCGCGACTACTTCTTCGTCGCGAGCTTCGTGGCGTGGGCGTTCTGGGCGGCGCTCGGCATTGCCGACCTGGTGCGGGCCACGGCGTTGCGGTTACCGGTGGCGCGCCGATCGATGGCGGTGGCGGTCTTCGGCCTCGCACTGCTGCCGGCGGTGCTCAACGCGCGGATGGCGACGCGGAAGCAGACGCCCGAGGCGACGCTGGCGCGGGACTTCTCCCATGCGTTGCTGCAGTCGGTGCCGCCGGGCGGGATCCTCTTCACCTGGGGCGACAACGACACCTTCCCGCTCTGGTATGCGCAGGCGGTGGAGGGCGTGCGGCGTGATGTCACGATCGTCTGCCTCGCGCTGGCCGAGACGGAGTGGTACCAGCGGCAGTTGCGGAACTGGAAGGCAGGTCCACTCGACCGGGCCAACCTCGCGGCGGTGTGGCAGTCCGCGCCGGTGCCGGACCTCAACGGCCCGATCCACACCATCTCCGACTCGGCGATCAACGCCTTCTCGCCGTTCCTGGTCGACAAGTCGCAGGCCATTCAGCTTCGCAACGGCCTTTCGGTCGAGCTCACCAAGGGCGATGCGATCTACGCCAAGGACATGCTGCTGTTGCAGGTGTTGATCACCAACGCCGGAGTGCGGCCCATCGCGTGGTCGGTCACCACGGCGAACAAGCTCTACGGACTCGGGCCGCAGTTGGTGCAGCAGGGGTTGGCGATCGTGATGCCGACGGTGCCGGTGACGGGCGCGGTGGGTGGTGATGCGGTCGGGCCGGGGAAGACGCCGATCGACCTCGCGACCACGACGCGGCTCATCAACGAGACGTGGAAGTACGGCAAGCTGCTCGACGGTGGCACCGATCGTCTCGATGCCAACATCCGGGCGATGTCGGGGACGTGGGCGATCCCGTTCGTGCAGGCGGCGGTCGCGTCGGTGATGGTGGGCGACACCGCGGCGGCGATTCCGTTCCTGGAGACCTCGCTGAAGATGGCCGACCAGCCTGGCGTGGCCGGCTTCCTGGCGCAGCTGAAGGGACGGGGTGGGGCGGGGGTGGTGCCGGGGAAGTAG
- the folP gene encoding dihydropteroate synthase, translated as MIVTPLSDRAPAAIRDALLSHGWEGEVCRLTASGLETSAFHVTGIASTMIEAMLPVANKLGLEMVTGEDWIILTGARSRLGAFARPWVQPEAVRDLAHAIGMAMPADRPVEWRHARGALSLESPVLMGILNVTPDSFSDGGTATDEAAVLRRVDALLAGGAGVIDLGGESTAPFAPPVPLDVEMARVLPAVMAIVREHPDVLISVDTVKHEVAQAALDAGAAIVNDVTAGRHDVQLLGVAARHKAGIVLSHSRGEVGRLASYDAAEYDGDVAGGVTRELDVSRATALAAGIAMEAIVLDPGFGFAKHPEQNIALLDQVAAVVALGSPVLIGASRKRFLGEVTGRPLEDRDRATAAACALSLDRGARLFRVHDPEGTRDALAVAEALWRSRQ; from the coding sequence GTGATCGTCACCCCCCTCTCGGATCGCGCTCCCGCCGCGATCCGTGACGCCCTCCTGTCCCACGGATGGGAGGGCGAGGTCTGTCGGCTCACCGCCTCCGGCCTCGAAACCTCCGCCTTCCATGTCACCGGCATTGCCTCGACGATGATCGAGGCGATGCTCCCCGTCGCCAACAAGCTCGGCCTCGAGATGGTCACCGGTGAGGATTGGATCATCCTCACCGGGGCCCGGTCGCGACTCGGCGCCTTTGCGCGGCCGTGGGTGCAGCCCGAGGCGGTGCGCGATCTGGCCCATGCCATAGGGATGGCGATGCCGGCGGACCGTCCCGTCGAATGGCGGCACGCCCGCGGCGCGCTCTCACTCGAGTCCCCGGTCTTGATGGGGATCCTCAATGTCACCCCCGACTCCTTCAGCGATGGCGGCACCGCGACCGATGAGGCCGCGGTCCTGCGCCGTGTCGACGCCTTGCTGGCCGGTGGGGCGGGGGTCATTGACCTGGGTGGCGAATCGACGGCGCCGTTCGCGCCGCCGGTGCCGCTCGACGTGGAGATGGCCAGGGTCCTTCCGGCGGTCATGGCGATCGTCCGGGAGCACCCCGACGTGCTCATTTCGGTGGACACCGTCAAGCATGAGGTGGCCCAGGCCGCACTCGACGCCGGGGCGGCGATCGTCAACGACGTCACCGCCGGGCGGCACGACGTGCAACTCTTGGGCGTCGCGGCGCGTCACAAGGCGGGTATCGTCCTCTCCCATTCACGTGGGGAGGTCGGGCGCCTCGCCAGCTACGACGCCGCGGAGTACGACGGCGATGTGGCCGGCGGCGTCACGCGGGAACTCGACGTGTCACGCGCCACCGCGCTTGCGGCCGGCATTGCCATGGAGGCCATCGTGCTCGACCCCGGATTCGGCTTCGCGAAGCACCCCGAGCAGAACATCGCGCTCCTCGATCAGGTGGCTGCCGTCGTGGCCCTCGGATCGCCGGTCCTGATCGGTGCCTCGCGCAAGCGCTTCCTCGGCGAGGTCACCGGTCGTCCGCTCGAGGATCGTGACCGTGCGACCGCCGCCGCCTGCGCCCTCTCGCTCGACCGCGGGGCCCGACTCTTCCGCGTCCATGATCCCGAAGGGACACGAGATGCCCTGGCCGTTGCGGAGGCACTATGGCGGAGCCGGCAGTGA
- the ftsH gene encoding ATP-dependent zinc metalloprotease FtsH, with the protein MADRNVPRPPSTGWGNLSKTLAFWALIAVLFIALFQYMGKQRSPSEFTYTEFTRQLAGGNIAKADVVEGEMIKGEFRTAVTQDGRPVKEFTVLLPVKDSEALITRLEDAGVAVTASKTKNGLSVLLITALPWVVIIGLWWFLFRQMQAGGNRAFAFGKSKAKLLTGDTPKLTFADVAGADEAKVELQEVIEFLKDPQKFTRLGGRLPKGALLVGPPGTGKTLLAKAVAGEAGRPFFSMSGSDFVEMFVGVGASRVRDLFEQGKAHAPCIIFIDEIDAVGRHRGAGLGGGHDEREQTLNQLLVEMDGFESNDGVILIAATNRPDVLDPALLRPGRFDRQIVVDAPDVKGREGILMVHTRKIPLAPGVNLATIAKGTPGMAGADLANLVNEAALLAARNNKQSVEMSDFEDAKDKVMLGVERRSLVLTENEKKLTAYHEAGHAVVAMKTPGSDPVHKVTIIPRGRALGLTASLPETDRHNYTLDWLIGSLAMFFGGRAAEEIIFGKGAVTTGAGNDIERATALARRMVTQFGMSEVIGLMAVGEREQEVFLGRDFGARREISEQTARMVDGEVKRLIDEAYAKALLLLNQNRDLLERIAQALLERETIDRDDLELLNNNQPLPPRVTPPPPLPPAPPVSPVRTESTGMRTPILGAPPAEPAGA; encoded by the coding sequence ATGGCTGATCGCAACGTTCCCCGTCCCCCGTCCACTGGCTGGGGCAACCTGAGCAAGACCCTCGCGTTCTGGGCGCTCATCGCGGTGCTCTTCATCGCGCTCTTCCAGTACATGGGGAAGCAGCGCTCGCCGAGCGAGTTCACCTACACGGAGTTCACGCGGCAGCTGGCCGGCGGGAACATCGCGAAGGCGGACGTCGTCGAGGGCGAGATGATCAAGGGCGAGTTCCGCACCGCCGTGACCCAGGATGGGCGCCCGGTGAAGGAATTCACGGTCCTCCTCCCGGTGAAGGACTCCGAGGCGCTGATCACGCGCCTCGAGGACGCCGGCGTCGCGGTCACCGCCTCGAAGACCAAGAACGGCCTCTCGGTGCTCCTCATCACGGCGCTGCCGTGGGTCGTCATCATCGGCCTCTGGTGGTTCCTCTTCCGGCAGATGCAGGCCGGCGGCAACCGCGCGTTCGCGTTCGGCAAGTCGAAGGCGAAGCTGCTCACCGGCGACACGCCGAAGCTGACCTTCGCCGACGTGGCCGGCGCCGACGAGGCGAAGGTCGAGCTGCAGGAAGTGATCGAGTTCCTCAAGGACCCGCAGAAGTTCACGCGGCTCGGCGGCAGGCTCCCCAAGGGCGCCCTGCTGGTCGGTCCGCCGGGCACCGGCAAGACGCTGCTCGCCAAGGCCGTGGCCGGCGAGGCGGGCCGTCCCTTCTTCTCGATGTCGGGTTCCGACTTCGTCGAGATGTTCGTCGGCGTCGGTGCGAGCCGCGTCCGCGACCTCTTCGAGCAGGGAAAGGCGCACGCGCCGTGCATCATCTTCATCGACGAAATTGACGCGGTCGGCCGTCATCGTGGTGCCGGCCTGGGTGGCGGGCACGATGAACGCGAGCAGACGCTGAACCAGTTGCTGGTCGAGATGGACGGCTTCGAGTCGAACGACGGCGTGATCCTCATCGCCGCGACCAACCGTCCCGACGTCCTCGACCCGGCGCTGCTGCGCCCGGGCCGCTTCGACCGTCAGATCGTCGTCGATGCGCCGGACGTCAAGGGCCGCGAAGGGATCCTGATGGTGCACACCCGCAAGATCCCGCTCGCTCCGGGCGTGAACCTCGCGACGATTGCGAAGGGGACGCCGGGGATGGCGGGCGCCGACCTGGCGAACCTCGTCAACGAGGCCGCGCTGCTCGCCGCGCGCAACAACAAGCAGTCGGTCGAGATGTCGGACTTCGAGGACGCCAAGGACAAGGTGATGCTCGGCGTCGAGCGTCGCTCGCTGGTGCTCACCGAGAACGAGAAGAAGCTCACGGCCTATCACGAGGCCGGCCACGCCGTCGTCGCGATGAAGACGCCGGGCTCCGATCCGGTGCACAAGGTCACCATCATCCCGCGTGGCCGGGCGTTGGGGCTCACGGCCTCGCTGCCCGAGACCGACCGGCACAACTACACCCTCGACTGGCTGATCGGCTCGTTGGCGATGTTCTTCGGCGGCCGGGCCGCCGAGGAGATCATCTTCGGCAAGGGTGCGGTGACGACCGGGGCGGGGAACGACATCGAGCGTGCCACCGCGTTGGCGCGGCGCATGGTCACCCAGTTCGGCATGAGCGAGGTCATCGGCCTGATGGCCGTCGGCGAGCGCGAGCAGGAAGTCTTCCTCGGTCGCGATTTCGGCGCGCGTCGTGAGATCTCCGAGCAGACCGCCCGGATGGTCGACGGCGAAGTGAAGCGGCTGATCGACGAGGCGTACGCCAAGGCGTTGCTGCTCCTCAACCAGAATCGCGACCTCCTCGAGCGGATTGCGCAGGCGCTGCTGGAGCGCGAGACGATCGACCGCGATGATCTCGAGCTGCTGAACAACAACCAGCCGCTCCCGCCGCGGGTCACGCCGCCGCCCCCGCTGCCGCCCGCCCCACCGGTGTCACCGGTGCGGACGGAGTCGACCGGGATGCGGACGCCGATCCTCGGGGCGCCACCGGCAGAACCCGCCGGCGCGTGA